The genome window GGCACCTCGCAAGAGATTCCTCATGCACTTCTGCAGTCCCTCTTTGAGGAGTTATCTACACTCAGTGGGTATCAGATTGATTCTCTCCACGTGACCTTTTTTGGGTTATGTCCCGGGTGTCAATCTGAATAAGGGCTGTTTCCTGTATTCTCAGGAGGATACAATGAACTTTTCACCTGTTCACATGCACATTCCAGATGGATTTCTCTCCGTTCCTCTTTCCATTGTTCTATGGCTCATTTCGATTGCTGTTATTGCTGTAGCGACCCGCCGGGTGAGCCAGGATTTAGGGGAACGTGAAGTTCCTGTCATGGGGGTGCTGGCAGCGGCAATCTTTGCCGGGCAAATGCTGAACTTTTCGGTCACCGGTGGCACCTCTGGTCACTTGATGGGGGCGGCATTAGCCACTATTCTGTTAGGCCCCTGGGCGGCAGTACTCATTATGACCTGTGTGGTAGGCATTCAAGCCCTCATTTTCCAGGATGGTGGCTTGCTTGCGTTGGGGGCAAATCTGTTCAATATGGCAGTGATTGGTCCTTTTGTCTCTTATGCGGTATATCGTTTTCTGCAGCGTGTTTCAGGCGGGCAAAAATGGGGTGTTTTTGTGGGCTCATTCCTCGCTGCCTGGGCTTCAATTTTCATTGCTTCTCTCGCAGTAGCCTTGCAACTGGCGCTGTCTGGAACATCCCCTGCCAATATTGCTCTGCCAGCGATGGGGGGGATTCATGCGCTGATTGGTATTGGCGAGGGGTTAATCACGTTGGGTGCGGTCAGCCTGATATATGCTTCTCGCAGGGACTTGCTTA of Anaerolinea thermophila UNI-1 contains these proteins:
- a CDS encoding energy-coupling factor ABC transporter permease produces the protein MNFSPVHMHIPDGFLSVPLSIVLWLISIAVIAVATRRVSQDLGEREVPVMGVLAAAIFAGQMLNFSVTGGTSGHLMGAALATILLGPWAAVLIMTCVVGIQALIFQDGGLLALGANLFNMAVIGPFVSYAVYRFLQRVSGGQKWGVFVGSFLAAWASIFIASLAVALQLALSGTSPANIALPAMGGIHALIGIGEGLITLGAVSLIYASRRDLLKLGEPQPKGSTLIWVGGTLLALLLAVLSPLASSHPDGLEWVAEQAGFLERASEPSFTLIPDYVFPGVSNEVLATIIAGVLGTLLVLGVALGVAYLRRQKTA